The Manihot esculenta cultivar AM560-2 chromosome 1, M.esculenta_v8, whole genome shotgun sequence genome has a window encoding:
- the LOC110622025 gene encoding two-pore potassium channel 3 codes for MLFQMDDEPLLPNTLPEHHHHHHHHSNKPSSSWREFSSGYLDLISSDAIIKTTPNSSSYLNVLACSLHKNSRKLHRRSHSAPSLFTQARESSVSDTLDPRTPSKSTPLIVRQAFISVAFYLAIVVVIFLVSGSFKGTTTFKPVDALYFTVVTLCTIGFGDIVPDSTFTKLFTCVFILVGFGFIDILLNGLVTYICDRQEAVLLSAVDESRFNRYMIDRVKGRIRIRTKVSLALLAVVGCIAIGTIAVHFLENINWVDSFYLSVTSVTTVGYGDFAFTTVTGRCFAIVWLLISTLAVARGFLYLAEFRIDKRNRRIAKWVLQKKITLGDLISADLDNDGSISKSEFVIYKLKEMGRITEKEILQICNQFDSLDNSNCGKITLADLMECG; via the exons ATGTTGTTCCAAATGGATGATGAACCTCTTCTCCCAAACACTTTACCagaacatcatcatcatcatcatcatcattctaACAAACCATCATCAAGCTGGAGAGAATTCTCTTCTGGGTATCTTGATCTCATCTCTAGTGATGCCATTATCAAGACAACCCCGAATTCTTCTTCTTATTTAAATGTTCTTGCCTGCAGCTTGCATAAGAACTCGAGAAAGCTTCATCGTCGTTCACATTCTGCTCCATCTCTATTTACTCAAGCCAGGGAATCATCTGTATCCGATACTTTAGACCCAAGGACACCTTCCAAGTCTACTCCGTTGATCGTCCGGCAAGCGTTTATCAGTGTGGCCTTTTATCTGGCTATTGTTGTTGTCATATTCCTAGTAAGTGGAAGCTTCAAGGGTACTACAACTTTCAAGCCAGTGGATGCCTTGTACTTCACAGTGGTTACTCTTTGCACCATAGGGTTTGGTGACATAGTTCCTGACTCCACATTTACCAAGCTCTTCACTTGTGTTTTCATATTGGTTGGCTTTGGGTTTATAGACATTCTGCTAAATGGGTTGGTCACCTACATCTGTGACAGACAAGAAGCAGTTCTGTTGAGTGCTGTGGATGAGAGTAGATTCAACAGATACATGATTGATAGAGTTAAAGGGAGAATAAGAATTAGAACCAAAGTGAGCTTGGCCTTGCTAGCTGTGGTTGGCTGCATTGCTATAGGAACAATTGCAGTACATTTTCTGGAGAATATTAATTGGGTTGATAGTTTTTATCTATCTGTTACTTCTGTAACAACTGTTGGTTATGGAGATTTTGCTTTCACCACAGTAACAGGGAGATGTTTTGCCATAGTTTGGCTTTTGATTAGCACACTGGCGGTTGCCAGGGGATTTTTATACCTGGCTGAGTTCAGGATTGACAAGAGAAATCGTAGGATTGCGAAATGGGTTCTTCAGAAAAAGATCACCCTTGGCGATTTGATATCTGCAGATCTTGATAACGATGGATCTATCAG CAAATCAGAATTTGTGATATACAAGCTCAAGGAGATGGGGAGAATAACAGAGAAAGAGATTCTGCAGATTTGCAACCAATTTGACTCTTTAGATAATAGCAATTGTGGGAAGATCACTCTTGCTGATCTCATGGAATGTGGTTGA